ATGTTTTATAAAATCCTTTGTCAGAATATTTTTCCATGAAGTTATCCTCGCAGAAGAAGATGTATCAAGCCTTATGCCAGCTATTTCTACCTGCCCTGCGTGCATTCTCTGAGTAACTGTATACAGCGCTCTTTCTTTCACTGCATGAGGAATAATAAGCGGTAGAATTAACGTAATAATGACCAGGGGAACAACAATCACCAGCCTCCTCTTGCTGAAGTAGATCAGTGTAAGCAGCATAGGCCCCATTGCCAGCCAGGAACTTCTGGAAAGTGTTGCTAAAAGCGAGATTGCAATCAAGATCACCAGGACACCCAAAAATGTTTTTCGCTTCATCGAATCCGATGTTACCAGAAGCCCAAGAGTGATCGAAAGCATTAAAACAAGATACCCGCCAAGTGTATTCGGCTCACCACCAACCGTACCTTCAAACGGCGCCGTCACCCTGCCGCCGGCAGGTATCTGCAGTATCGCAATAACACAAATAACCAGACAAACCGCCAGCATGACCATAACAAAACGCTTAATCTGCTCCTTGTCTCTTAGGTGATTTACCGCCATAAAATATACGATA
This sequence is a window from Syntrophales bacterium. Protein-coding genes within it:
- a CDS encoding O-antigen ligase family protein, encoding MIRTENGQIEAKSAFLLLALVILAALGGLLIAKASIYISLLIIAIFVLIVTGFLSAEAALYLLIVSMLLSPEFIVGDLLGRGTGERGVTIRFDDLLLVVIGLGWFAKSAMKKELGLFLETPLNRPILFYIVVCLISTLIGFAMGRLNLKTGLFFVLKYFEYFIVYFMAVNHLRDKEQIKRFVMVMLAVCLVICVIAILQIPAGGRVTAPFEGTVGGEPNTLGGYLVLMLSITLGLLVTSDSMKRKTFLGVLVILIAISLLATLSRSSWLAMGPMLLTLIYFSKRRLVIVVPLVIITLILPLIIPHAVKERALYTVTQRMHAGQVEIAGIRLDTSSSARITSWKNILTKDFIKH